Below is a genomic region from Fodinibius saliphilus.
TTGATGATGTAGCTGACATGCTGCATTTTAACTTTTCTGTGGGATCTAACTATTTTTTGGAAATTGCCAAATTACGAGCTGCACGTCTGCTTTGGAAAAACCTATTGGATGCCTATGGCGGTGATACCAATCAGCAGGTGTACCTTCATAGTGAAACTTCCCAGTGGAATAAAACACTCTATGATCCCTATACCAATATGTTGCGTACCTCAACCGAAGGTATGGCCGCTGCTATAGCAGGTTGCGATGCTATGACGGTCCTCCCATTTGACCAACATTTTCGTCAACCAGATGAGTTTTCTCAACGTATTGCCCGTAACCAACAGCTTATTCTCAGTGAAGAGGCACACCTCGACAAAGTAGCGGACCCGTCAGCAGGCTCCTACTATATTGAAAAACTTACTGATGCTATCGGTAAAGAGGCATGGAAACTATTTCAGGATGTAGAAGCGGAAGGGGGGCTATTTAAGGCTATCGAAAATGGCACTGTTCAATCAGCAATTCATGACGCCCAGAATATGAGAGATCAACAAGTTGCTTCTCGCGGACGAACTTTTGTAGGAACCAACCAGTACTCAAACGCTGACGAAGAAATGAAGGATAAAGTAGAGAACACGCAACATTCGGTTTCACTCGATACTTCCGATACAGACTTTGACCCTAATACAGAAAAATTGTTAGACGATCTCACCACCGCTTTTGCTGATGGGGCTCAGCTAGGGGATGTAGTTCCTGCACTATTCAACTTCGGCCGCCATCAAATTACTACTATTGCCCCCTATCGCGGCTCACTAGCTTTTGAGGTACTGCGAGTCGCCACCGAGGAGCATTCATTTACCCCACAAGTGTTAACTTTACCAATGGGAGATAACAAATGGCGGAAAGCACGTTCTACCTTTTCAGCAAACTTCTTTGGCTGTGCCGGTTACAATATTGAAGAACCTATTGGTTTTGAAAATGTGGATGCAGCTCTTAGTGAAATCAAAGAACAGCAGCCTGATATTGTTGTGCTCTGCAGTTCCGACAAGGAATACAATGAGCTGGTTCCAAACATTTGTGAGGCCATTGACAAACTCCATAACCGCCCTATTCTTGTTCTGGCAGGGTATCCTAAAGAACAGGTAAACGATTTTAAAGAAGCGGGAATAGATGAGTTTATTCATGCAAAATGCAATGTTCTCGAAACGCTCAAACGCTTTCAAGAAAAGTTGAATATAACTGTTAATTAGGAATCGGGGCTCATACCCTCCTCATTCCTAAATTTTTATTCTTATGAGACCAGATTTTTCCGATATACCTTTTACCAGCAGTTTTGATTCCAAGCAATCTGCCAATAACGATAGTTGGGAGACCCCTGAGAAGATCCCTGTAAAACCACAGTTTGATGTCTCTGATATCGAGAATTTAGAACACCTTGATTACGCAGCAGGAATTCCGCCCTACCTTCGCGGCCCTTACGCTACAATGTATACCTTTCGTCCGTGGACGATTCGTCAATATGCGGGCTTTTCTACTGCCGAAGAATCCAACAAATTTTATCGAAAAGCATTGGCCCAGGGACAAAAAGGGCTATCCGTAGCCTTTGACCTTGCCACCCACCGCGGCTACGACTCTGATCACCCCCGTGTTTCCGGCGATGTAGGAAAAGCCGGCGTGGCTATCGATTCAATATTGGATATGAAGGTTCTGTTCGACCAGATTCCCTTGGATGAGATGTCAGTATCCATGACGATGAACGGAGCCGTTATCCCGATTATGGCATTTTATATTGTCACGGCCGAAGAGCAAGGCGTATCCAAAGAAAAGCTGGCCGGGACCATCCAGAATGACATCCTCAAGGAGTTTATGGTTCGGAATACGTATATCTACCCACCGCGGCCGTCTATGCGAATCATCGGTGATATTTTTGAATATACCTCGCAGTATATGCCTAAGTTTAACTCTATCAGTGTAAGCGGTTATCATATGCAGGAGGCCGGTGCCACATGCGATATTGAACTGGCCTATACCTTGGCTGACGGCTTGGAATACCTGCGCAAGGGTATTGATG
It encodes:
- a CDS encoding methylmalonyl-CoA mutase family protein: MSDSKTTTESLFDEFPPTSTKEWEEVISKDLNGADYKEKLRWDTGEGISPLPFYRRENLSSINRESVIHKQYSDKTHNSWEIRAPIFAHSIEEANKKALQALNRGADGVQFFIHVQRPEGALGGDLRGIPLQNQKDFTDLCTDLSLENTAIHFDAGLASPAVLAMLRNEVNNRTINANNVQATFTYDPFSYILKKGQYPKDKEQIYRHLHQLTDFTTNHFPGVQPLCIDARFYHNTGGTIAQELGYALSAASEYLSILSEKGDNIDDVADMLHFNFSVGSNYFLEIAKLRAARLLWKNLLDAYGGDTNQQVYLHSETSQWNKTLYDPYTNMLRTSTEGMAAAIAGCDAMTVLPFDQHFRQPDEFSQRIARNQQLILSEEAHLDKVADPSAGSYYIEKLTDAIGKEAWKLFQDVEAEGGLFKAIENGTVQSAIHDAQNMRDQQVASRGRTFVGTNQYSNADEEMKDKVENTQHSVSLDTSDTDFDPNTEKLLDDLTTAFADGAQLGDVVPALFNFGRHQITTIAPYRGSLAFEVLRVATEEHSFTPQVLTLPMGDNKWRKARSTFSANFFGCAGYNIEEPIGFENVDAALSEIKEQQPDIVVLCSSDKEYNELVPNICEAIDKLHNRPILVLAGYPKEQVNDFKEAGIDEFIHAKCNVLETLKRFQEKLNITVN